The DNA region TACCCGTTGCCATTTCTGCTCCCACTGCTGCAATTCCTCAAAATCAAAGGCATTGGCAAGACTGTAGAGCGGAATATTATGCTTAACACTCACAAATTGAGATGCTGGGCGATCGCCAACCCGTTGTGTGGGACTATCCGACGTAATGAGTAAGGGGTATTCCTTTTCTAGACCCTCCAACTCCCGATAAAGCTTGTCATAGACTGAGTCTTCCATAATCGGATTGTCCATGACGTAGTAAGCATAGGCTGCCTTTTGGAGTTGAGAGCGCAGTTGTAATAGGCGGCTTTGGATATCGTCGTTCATCGGTTTTGATAAGTGATGGTCAGTGGCAGATAAGCAAAACAATTCCCCCTGTCATAACAGCTTCAAGGCAGTGATGCAGGAGGAATCATCATGTATTAGATATTCGGGGATGAAATAAACTAGCGAGGAAATTTATTCAGCGTCAGTAGAAGGTGCAACTAATGTCTCTTCTGCTGCTTCAATCACTTCCAACTCAGTTTGGTCAAACACTGCCATTTCCTTAATCTGATCACGATATTTCGCGGGAGCAAGGGTCACTGCAGTCGTGAAGAGAGGTTTCGCTTGGGTATCTTTCCCCTGATTTTTGAGCACCATTGCCTTTGCTAGGACAGGACGAAAATCAGTTTTATTAATCGATGCCGCTTGGTCATAAATGGCGATCGCCTCAGTGTTGCGCTCTTGATCCACATAAACCTGACCGAGCATCAACTGAATCGACGTCACCTTTTCGGGATCAATTTCAATGGTCTGATCAGCCTTGGGCTTACCCATGTCCTTAAGAGTTTGTTGGAGGAGACCAATTGCGCCTTCTGGGCGGTTTTGCTCCAGCATCAAATCCACCATGCCCTGTAGCGCTTTGGTGTGGGTTGCATCAACAAATAAAATCTTTTTAAACTCTGCCGCTGCCCCTTCGTAATCCTTTGCTTTTTGCTTTACTTGACCGAGTAAAATCGCATAATCGTCGTTATTTTGGTTGAGCTGCGCCAATGTATCGAG from [Leptolyngbya] sp. PCC 7376 includes:
- a CDS encoding lipopolysaccharide assembly protein LapB yields the protein MTSKVVEKYYRPHPWVYGVSGLFFLMAGILLFLPKFDQWVMEKRIAAATEAQLNETVEDPAIATLEKEAQSYEVWLQKEPKNERALRGLIDAQLQLGNISGAVAPLDTLAQLNQNNDDYAILLGQVKQKAKDYEGAAAEFKKILFVDATHTKALQGMVDLMLEQNRPEGAIGLLQQTLKDMGKPKADQTIEIDPEKVTSIQLMLGQVYVDQERNTEAIAIYDQAASINKTDFRPVLAKAMVLKNQGKDTQAKPLFTTAVTLAPAKYRDQIKEMAVFDQTELEVIEAAEETLVAPSTDAE